Below is a genomic region from Fundulus heteroclitus isolate FHET01 chromosome 5, MU-UCD_Fhet_4.1, whole genome shotgun sequence.
CCATTAACCAAAATGCCCCAACTTTGAGGTCTGTCGCCTGTTATTCCAGTTATGTTAGGCCACTGTGCAGAAGCACATGTATACAGTACTAAGATACTTGTCACAAGCTTCAGGGAAACACAACCAAATCCAGAGCAGCTAGCTGTACAATCAGCAGGTTCTTTGCTTCTACTTGTAAAGTGAGTGCAGTTCGTCAAGGCGTCGATCACCATGACCTGGAGCGAGGCAGTGCacaagaaagaataaaaaaaaccaactaAATAAGCTACAAGTCTCATATTTATTCTAGTAGTGAAGTCATTACTACAACAGACATTTGATCCAGTCATGGCCACAGTTATTATTAACAAGCGAGGTCGAGTTGTTCAGTGATCCGGCaggttttcaatgtttttagtACGGCCCGTTGTCAGGCTAGAGTGATGTGCTTGTGGGGTTTAAATGTGCATTCAATGGAGCTGTGTATACAATAAATCACACCCGGAGACATGAAACAAACAGAATGTCATGCATTTGTGCTAAATTATAATGTATGATCCCATACATACTCAACCAGACTGGAAAAGACTgttgatttgttttatattaattaCAATTTGGCATCATGTTAGTCTTTTTTATAGTGTTTAAAATGCATTCTCCCTTGTACCCTTGGTAAAAACATTGTGCAAACAGTCATTCCAAGCTTAGGTAATTAATTTCCATTTAAGTGCTTTAATGAGCGTCTTCGTCCTAAAATTCACATTATCGGCAGAGGTTAGCAGCCTGGAGTTGCACCTTAAGAATGACAGAAGTGCTGCTTACCTTCCATGTTAAATCAACATTCTCTCCAATGAGCAATAAGGTGACGAAAAGCCAGTCAAGCATGGCACATGCAAATAAAGCTCAATTAATACATTTCAGAAACTGTTCGCTTTAAGTCTTAGCTTCATTAAAATAGTACGAGTTGAGACACAGCAAAAAATGTTATGACCATATAAATGACCAGTGCTCAACCGTGAATAGTATTCCTCAAGCTGATCACCTACTATATTATAGGAAATGACATAAGAGCTcaactgaaaatgtttgctttttttttaagtttttgaaCTGTTTTGTTAGATTATTTCCTCCTGGAACGGTCAGTGATAAACGTATTACACCAGTTGACGCATTTGatctattttattgtgaatgtgCGTATCATTGTGCACGGTAAGAGTCACACGCATGTTATTTTAATACGTGTGGAGGTTATATCACATCTTGTGGTAAAAATGCACGACCAGAGTTATTGTTCACTGTGTCAGTCCTATATGATGATGCAACGTTTATGATGAAGACCAGTTGAATATCGTTACCTCAAAAGGCTGGGATTTTGAAGAAACTGCTACCAAAGTGcatgttattgttattgttcAACGGTGACTTTGTGAATAAAGGTGTTGTTTTTCTGATATAATAAAGTGGTTGTTTATGTGAAAATATGACAGATTTGAATGAGAATAAACACTCCAACACAAAGCAAACCTGGAGATGCTTCATTCTAAATATATGTAGAAATCCAACTGTGGTTCTAAGATGGAAGATGAgaagaggtgtgtgtgtgtttgcagggTAACGCAAAGCTGTTGTGGTTTTAGATCGGGCTTAGAGTaggtttttagtttttctgattGGTGGGGATATCTTCttgctgcttctccattttCTTGGTTGTCACGACGGTCTCCTCATAAACTTCACGCTGGGAAACCTTTCCAGTCGGCTTGCTCTGCGgctgctcctcctccttgcCCTCTTTTTTGGAGCTCTTGCCAGAGCTGGTGTAGATGCGGCTCTGGTAGCTGTAGCCCTGCCCAATGCCAGCACTAATGGAGGGGCTCGGATAGGCGATGCCTGTTCCGATGCGGGTCTCCTCCCCTTCCAGGAGTTTCCTTCAGGAAAGGGAGACACATTGATGGGGGATTTAGAGCGAACAGACAGTGAAGTAAAATGCGcacaataaaagtaataaaatactAAGCCCTACGaaaaatttgtttatttcttttctgtgAGGTGCTGGTGAGACTGATCATGCTGCGACAGAGACCTTACCTGTATGCTGCGATTTCTATGTCCAGGGCCATCTTGACATTGAGCAGATCTTGGTATTCTCTCAGATGTCGAGCCATCTCACTCTTGGTGGTCCTCAGCTCATTTTCCAGCTCTGCCATGCTTTCCTAAGCGGGATTGATAGATCAGAGCTTATGATTAATAATATTTTCCAACCACAGTACTTGGATACCAAAGCAGTCATAGATCTTTCTTTGTATGCCTATGCTGGTTTGAGTTGCTGTCATCTTCTTCAGTCTCCAgaacaatgaataaataaatacattttaaccctgttgtgtaatattttatcttattttggagCGTTTGAAACACTTTATTAGATCCTTTTCACTTATGATttgtgataataataaaaaagcgcCAACTGAACGACTCCTTTAGAGCAAGTCTCATGTAAGCGTTCAGTGGGCGTTGTCGGATGCAGCAGATTGCTTCTCTGGGGAGTGTTTCAGCACCAAGGACAGAGCCCTGACAACTGCAGCTGCCTCTGAGGTCAAATTGATCTTCACAACAAAATCTACATTTTACACTTTAAAGCAAACACAGTTTGGAAGCAACCCGCAGTTGCAAATTACAAATTACAAGTGAAAAATAGGATTgagaatatatatttataaaaagtaactatgtatatatatatatatatatatatatatatatatatatatatatatatatatatatatatatatatatatatatataatccgaTTTTAATCCAAACACTGACCACTCGCGTCAGCATTGCATCCACTAACATAGCAGAagagttaaataaaaaacagaaaattaccTGGTAGGAGTTAATCTCCATGTTGTGCCGGTCCTCCATCTCTCGCAGCTGCTTCTCCAGAGACTCGGTGGTGCCCCTCAGGCTCTCTATCTCGATGGTCTTGGACTGCAGCTGCCTCCGGAACTCGTTCGCCTCCTCTCTGCTGGCTCGGATGGCCTCGTTGCTCCGGGTGGCCTGCTCCGTCAGGTCGGCAAATTTGCTCTTGTACCACTCCTCGGCGGACTGCAGGTTCTTGGACGCCATGGACTCGTACTGGCTGCGAATCTCCTTGAGGGCGGAGGTGAGGTCCGGCTTGGCCACTTCCATCTCCACGGACACCTGCGCGGCCTGGATCATGTCCGACAGCTCGGCCACCTCCTCTTCGTGCACCTTCCTCAGGAAGTTGATCTCGTCCAGGAGGGACTCGACTTTCTTCTCCAGGTCCAGGCGCACCATGGTGGCGTCGTCCACGTCCTTCTTGAAAGCCTTGAGGGTGGCCTCCGCCTCCTCCCGGCCGCGGAACTCCTCCTCGTATTTCCCCCGGAGTTTCTGCAGGTCGTCGTCGATGTTGTCCCGCTCTATCACCAGCTGGGACTTCTCTCCGTTCAGCTCGTCGAGCTGGGTGCGCAGCTCTCGGATCTCCTGCTGGTAGAGCTCCGCCAGACGGGACGGCTCTGCCTGCCGCTGGCGCAGCGCCACCAGCTCCGTCTCCAGCACTTTGTTGTGCTGCTCCAAGTTGCGAACCTTCTCGATGAACATGGCAAAGCGGTCATTGAGACCCTGCATTTGCTCCTTCTCGTTGGTGCGGACAATCTTGAACTCATTGTTGAGGACGCTGCTCTGGGCCAGGTCGAAGGTCTCCAGCGGCGCGGAGAAGGAGCGGCCGGACTTTCTGTTGTAGGAGCCCAGGGAGGAGATGCTGGTCCGGGACAGGGAGGAGGAGCGGTATCCTCCTCGGGAGGACATGCTCACCGCGGAGCGCGACGGAGAGGAGGAGTAACGGGGAGAATCCCCGAAAATCCTCctgtaggaggaggaggagaacacaTCAGATCCGTAGCTCATCTTCGTCTGCGAGGACACGGAGCGCAGCAGTGGGCGCGTCTCCTTTTTAAAGGGGGGGACGACCCACTCACTAATTAATGCCAGTTGGAAACATCCGGTCTTGGTTCGGTGCGCCTACGTCACACGGTCCAGTAAAACTGCAGGATGATGTTTGACAACAGCCGCGAAAAGACCAAAAACGGCCTTTATGGAAGCGCTTTTTACCTGCTAGGGCGCAGATGGAGCTGTCCTCTCCAAGTGAGGATGTATCTGCTTCTGATCCCTTGCTGAAAATTAAACCCATTTTCTGGTGACCTAGATTTACTCCAAACAAAGCGTCATTGGTTCATCCACATCATGCACATGACACGGCATTATTTCCCCTTCTAAATAAGGCTATGTTGTAGATTTGaactttaataaaactttaataaaacctATATTAAATACCTATACTTAACCAGACCTGTAGAATTCACTTagatagaacctgtctgacaacaagAAGCAAGCTAGAAATATCAAGTAACCTTTCATGTCCTGATCTACAGCCTATGTATCCTGATACCACCACCTccaaaaaattaaactaaaattaaagtCAATGATATTAGAGTAGTCAAAGAAGAAGATGGGTTAACCTACCTGGACATCTAATTAGTCGATATTTGGGTTGTGTATTATTTAAATCTTCACTTAAGCAAACagaaaatcaaattaaacatttttaatttaaaattaatactCAAAATATAACGTAATTAAAaccataatttaattttataatcAATGCATCTCatgttctaaaatatttttattaatactgCTAAACACAGTAACTGTGAGATAAAATGTCAATTACAAAAACACTTATCCCAGCATCTACACAGACTACATGACCAGTTTTCTTTCAAAGTGTGGATATTAAGCGTGACTCGCACTAGGCAGTTTCCTCCTTGGACGTCAAGGAGGAAACTGGTCCAAAAACGAGCTTCTACTGCCCTCTATTGTCCAACACTGGCACAACAGAACCGCTTATTACCATATGTACAGCCAGGAAACAAAATGTCCAATTTGTTAATTGTAAGAAGGAAATGCATTTTACA
It encodes:
- the inab gene encoding internexin neuronal intermediate filament protein, alpha b, whose translation is MSYGSDVFSSSSYRRIFGDSPRYSSSPSRSAVSMSSRGGYRSSSLSRTSISSLGSYNRKSGRSFSAPLETFDLAQSSVLNNEFKIVRTNEKEQMQGLNDRFAMFIEKVRNLEQHNKVLETELVALRQRQAEPSRLAELYQQEIRELRTQLDELNGEKSQLVIERDNIDDDLQKLRGKYEEEFRGREEAEATLKAFKKDVDDATMVRLDLEKKVESLLDEINFLRKVHEEEVAELSDMIQAAQVSVEMEVAKPDLTSALKEIRSQYESMASKNLQSAEEWYKSKFADLTEQATRSNEAIRASREEANEFRRQLQSKTIEIESLRGTTESLEKQLREMEDRHNMEINSYQESMAELENELRTTKSEMARHLREYQDLLNVKMALDIEIAAYRKLLEGEETRIGTGIAYPSPSISAGIGQGYSYQSRIYTSSGKSSKKEGKEEEQPQSKPTGKVSQREVYEETVVTTKKMEKQQEDIPTNQKN